The Molothrus ater isolate BHLD 08-10-18 breed brown headed cowbird chromosome 9, BPBGC_Mater_1.1, whole genome shotgun sequence genome includes a region encoding these proteins:
- the NRDC gene encoding LOW QUALITY PROTEIN: nardilysin (The sequence of the model RefSeq protein was modified relative to this genomic sequence to represent the inferred CDS: deleted 1 base in 1 codon), with protein MRMRILAAALARSGRAAAAGGPRGRAVAGGLRPGRAVVRPLWSGSTAAMPGRNKATCGYGSPELAVGQQAAEGGRDAGGRSPHGDEEEERGGAGPEHNLGDPDIVKSPSDPKQYRYIKLQNGLCALLISDLNYLDGAPTSSEEEEEDNDDDDSEEGSDEYDDSGAEIEDGKEDDDECDEGDESEDSDGDNEDFNDSDNSELEELAEKEETRKRGCSEKQSAAALCVAVGSFSDPEDLPGLAHFLEHMVFMGSLKYPDENGFDAFLKKHGGGDNASTDCERTVFQFDVQRKYFKEALDRWAQFFIHPLMIRDAIDREVEAVDSEYQLARPSDANRKEMLFGSLARPGHPMKKFFWGNADTLKHEPKLNNIDTYTRLREFWQRHYSAHYMTLVVQSKETLDTLEKWVTEIFSEIPNNGLPKPSFGHLTQPFDTPEFHKLYRVVPIRKVHSLTITWALPPQEQYYRVKPLHYISWLVGHEGKGSVLSFLRKKFWALALYGGNGETGFEQNSTYSIFSISVTLTDEGYKHFYEVAHVVFQYVKMLQRRGPDQRIWEEIQKIEANEFHYQEQTDPVDYVENLCENMQLFQKEDFLTGDQLLFEYKPEIIADALNQLSPQRANLVLLSAANEGQCHLKEKWFGTQYSMEDIDSYWSDLWDSDFELNPDLHLPEENKYIATDFALKVSDCPETEYPVKTLSTQQGCLWYRKDDKFKIPKGYVRFHLISPLIQQSAENIVLFDTFVNILSHNLGEPAYEADVAQLEYKLVAGEYGLIIRVKGFNHKLPLLFQLIIDYLSDFSFTPAVFEMITEQLKKTYYNILIKPETLAKDVRLLILEHGRWSMIDKYQTLMKGLSIDALSAFVSAFKSQLFVEGLVQGNFTSREAKDFLNYVVQKLHFAPLAHPCPVQFRVVDLPNTHLLCKVKTLNKGDANSEVTVYYQSGARNLREYTLMELLVMHMEEPCFDFLRTKQTLGYHVYPTCRNTSGILGFSVTVATQATKYNSELVDRKIEEFLSCFEEKIKDLTEEAFNTQVTALIKLKECEDSHLGEEVDRNWNEVVTQQYLFDRLAREIEALKSITQADLVNWFQDHRSNQRKVLSVHVIGYGKHEGDSEVTAVSGQNSSSAEIPHLVLLPPSSLMRDFTSIKDIKAYTSTLNVLPYHKILK; from the exons ATGCGCATGCGCATTCTCGCGGCCGCCCTCGCTCggagcgggcgggcggcggcggccgggggtCCCCGCGGGCGGGCCGTGGCCGGGGGCTTGCGGCCGGGACGGGCC GTTGTCCGGCCGCTGTGGAGCGGCAGCACCGCTGCCATGCCCGGCAGGAACAAGGCGACGTGCGGCTACGGCAGCCCGGAGCTTGCGGTGGGGCAGCAGGCCGCGGAGGGGGGCCGCGACGCCGGGGGCCGCTCGCCTCACGGGGACGAGGAGGAAGAGCGCGGGGGGGCCGGTCCCGAACACAACCTCGGTGACCCCGACATCGTCAAGTCCCCCAGCGACCCCAAGCAGTACCG gTATATCAAACTGCAGAATGGCTTATGTGCACTTTTGATTTCGGATTTGAATTACTTGGATGGTGCCCCAacatcttcagaggaagaggaggaggataatgatgatgatgattctGAAGAGGGCAGTGATGAATATGATGACTCTGGAGCTGAGATTGAAGATGGCAAAGAAGATGATGATGAGTGTGATGAGGGGGATGAGAGTGAGGACAGTGATGGAGATAATGAGGATTTCAATGATTCTGACAACAGTGAATTAGAAGAGCTGGCTGAAAAGGAAGAGACAAGAAAGAGAGGTTGTTCAGAAAAGCAG TCTGCAGCAGCCCTCTGTGTTGCTGTTGGCAGCTTCTCTGACCCTGAAGATCTGCCTGGATTAGCACACTTCCTGGAACATA TGGTTTTTATGGGCAGTTTGAAGTACCCAGATGAGAACGGCTTCGATGCGTTCCTGAAGAAACACGGGGGTGGTGACAACGCCTCGACGGACTGTGAGAGGACAGTGTTCCAGTTTGATGTGCAGAGGAAGTACTTCAAAGAAGCCCTGGATAG GTGGGCACAATTCTTTATTCACCCATTAATGATCAGGGATGCAATAGATCGAGAAGTGGAGGCTGTGGACAGTG AGTATCAGCTTGCAAGGCCCTCTGATGCCAACAGAAAGGAGATGTTATTTGGGAGTCTTGCCAGGCCTGGACACcctatgaagaaattcttttggG GTAATGCAGATACCCTCAAGCACGAGCCCAAGCTGAACAACATCGACACCTACACCAGGCTGAGGGAATTCTGGCAGCGCCATTACTCTGCTCACTACATGACCTTGGTTGTCCAGTCTAAAG aAACACTGGATACATTGGAAAAGTGGGTGACAGAAATCTTCTCTGAGATCCCAAATAA tGGTTTACCCAAGCCCAGCTTTGGCCATCTGACTCAGCCTTTTGACACACCAGAGTTTCACAAGCTTTACAGAG TTGTTCCAATCAGGAAAGTTCATTCATTGACCATCACTTGGGCCCTTCCTCCTCAAGAACAGTATTACAG GGTGAAGCCTCTTCATTATATTTCCTGGCTGGTGGGACATGAAGGCAAAGGCAGTGTTCTTTCTTTCCTTAGGAAAAA GTTTTGGGCCCTTGCATTGTATGGAGGAAATGGAGAGACAGGGTTTGAACAGAACTCCACTTACTCCatcttcagcatttctgtgaCTTTGACTGATGAAGGTTACAAGCACTTCTATGAG GTGGCCCATGTTGTGTTTCAGTACGTGAAGATGCTGCAGAGAAGGGGGCCAGATCAAAG AATATGGGAAGAAATACAAAAGATTGAAGCTAATGAATTTCACTACCAGGAACAG ACAGATCCAGTTGACTATGTGGAAAACCTTTGTGAGAACATGCAGTTGTTTCAGAAGGAAGATTTTCTGACAGGAGACCAGCTCTTGTTTGAATACAAGCCAGAG ATCATTGCTGATGCCCTGAACCAGCTCAGCCCTCAGAGAGCCAACCTGGTTTTGCTGTCTGCTGCCAACGAAGGCCAGTGTCACCTCAAAGAGAAGTGGTTTGGGACTCAGTACAGCATGGAAg ATATTGACAGCTACTGGAGTGATTTATGGGACAGTGACTTTGAGTTAAATCCGGATTTACACCTTCCAGAGGAGAACAAATACATAG CCACCGACTTTGCTTTGAAAGTTTCTGACTGCCCCGAGACAGAATATCCAGTCAAAACACTCAGCACACAACAAGGCTGTCTCTGGTACAGGAAGGATGATAAATTCAAAATCCCAAAAG gtTATGTTCGATTCCATCTGATCTCTCCATTGATACAGCAGTCTGCAGAGAA CATAGTCTTGTTTGATACATTTGTAAACATCCTTTCCCACAACCTGGGGGAACCAGCTTATGAAGCAGACGTGGCTCAGCTGGAGTACAAGCTGGTGGCGGGAGAGTATGGCCTGATCATCAGAGTGAAAGGATTCAATCACAAACTACCT CTTCTATTTCAGCTCATCATCGATTACTTGTCTGACTTCAGCTTTACTCCAGCAGTTTTCGAAATGAtaacagagcagctgaagaaaacatACTACAACATCCTCATTAAACCCGAGACTCTGGCCAA ggacgTGCGGCTGCTGATCCTGGAGCACGGCCGCTGGTCCATGATCGACAAGTACCAGACGCTGATGAAGGGGCTCTCCATCGACGCCCTCTCCGCCTTCGTCAGCGCCTTCAAGTCACAGCTCTTCGTGGAGGGGCTCGTGCAGGGCAACTTCACCAGCAGG GAAGCAAAGGATTTCCTGAATTATGTTGTTCA AAAGCTCCACTTTGCCCCCCTGGCCCATCCCTGCCCCGTGCAGTTCCGGGTGGTGGATTTGCCCAACACCCACCTGCTGTGTAAGGTGAAAACTCTCAACAAGGGCGACGCCAACTCCGAGGTGACAGTCTATTACCAG TCAGGTGCCAGGAACCTGAGGGAATACACCCTGATGGAGCTGCTTGTG ATGCACATGGAGGAGCCTTGCTTTGACTTCCTGAGGACCAAGCAGACCCTTGG ctacCACGTGTACCCCACCTGCAGGAACACTTCTGGGATTCTTGGCTTCTCAGTCACAGTGGCAACCCAGGCAACTAAATACAA TTCTGAATTGGTTGACAGGAAAATAGAGGAGTTCCTTTCTTGCTTTGAAGAGAAAATCAAGGATTTAACTGAAGAGGCATTTAACACCCAG GTAACAGCTTTGATAAAACTGAAGGAATGTGAAGACTCCCACCTTGGGGAAGAAGTGGACAGGAACTGGAATGAAGTGGTGACCCAGCAGTACCTGTTTGACAGGCTGGCACGGGAG ATTGAAGCTCTCAAGTCTATCACACAAGCAGACCTGGTCAACTGGTTCCAAGACCACAGAAGCAACCAGAGGAAAGTGCTCAGTGTACAT GTGATTGGATATGGAAAGCACGAAGGGGACTCAGAGGTGACAGCTGTCTCAGGACAGAACTCTTCATCTGCTGAAATACCTCATCTTGTTTTATTGCCCCCCTCCTCTTTGATGCGTGACTTTACTTCCATCAAGGACATCAAAGCCTACACATCAACTCTGAATGTTCTCCCTTAccataaaatattgaaataa